In one window of Paucidesulfovibrio gracilis DSM 16080 DNA:
- the guaB gene encoding IMP dehydrogenase, translating into MEKTVIKALTFDDVLLLPGYSETTPDAVDVSTYLTPDIRLNIPLLSAAMDTVTEARMAISMARHGGVGVVHKNLSVREQCVEVDKVKKSESGMIIDPITVHPDDSLGKVLDIMTEYRISGLPVVKGEHLVGIITNRDIRFVKDRETRVSELMTSRNLVTVPVGIAPEEAKRYLHQHRIEKLLVVDDENTLKGLITIKDIEKVKKYPNACKDDLGRLRVGAAIGVGESGLERAEALLRAGADFLVLDSAHGHSKNILDSVRALRSAFPKAQIVGGNVATYDGTKALIEAGVDTVKVGIGPGSICTTRIVAGVGVPQVTAVMECSRAAHEEDKCMIADGGVKFSGDVVKAIASGADSVMMGSLLAGTEESPGETVLYQGRTYKTYRGMGSIDAMKRGSSDRYFQEKSKKLVPEGIVGKVPYRGRVADSVHQLIGGLRSGMGYTGCATIKALQKDAQFVQISMAGLRESHVHDVTITKEAPNYRVDSN; encoded by the coding sequence ATGGAAAAGACTGTGATCAAAGCCCTGACGTTTGACGACGTGCTGCTGCTTCCGGGGTACTCCGAGACCACCCCGGACGCCGTGGACGTCTCCACTTATCTGACGCCGGACATCCGGCTGAACATTCCGCTCCTTTCGGCGGCCATGGATACGGTCACCGAAGCTCGCATGGCCATTTCCATGGCCAGACACGGCGGCGTGGGCGTTGTTCACAAGAATCTTTCCGTGCGTGAGCAGTGCGTGGAAGTGGACAAGGTCAAAAAGTCGGAATCCGGCATGATCATCGACCCCATTACCGTGCATCCGGACGACAGCCTGGGCAAGGTGCTGGACATCATGACCGAATACCGTATTTCCGGCTTGCCCGTTGTCAAGGGTGAGCATTTGGTGGGGATCATCACCAACCGGGACATCCGGTTCGTGAAAGATCGGGAGACGCGGGTATCCGAGCTGATGACCAGCCGCAACCTCGTTACCGTTCCCGTGGGTATTGCCCCGGAAGAGGCCAAACGGTATCTGCACCAGCATCGCATTGAAAAATTGCTGGTGGTGGATGACGAAAATACGCTCAAGGGATTGATCACCATCAAGGACATTGAAAAGGTCAAAAAATATCCCAACGCCTGCAAGGACGACCTGGGCCGTCTACGGGTGGGCGCGGCCATCGGCGTTGGGGAGAGCGGACTGGAGCGGGCCGAGGCACTGCTGCGAGCCGGTGCCGACTTCCTGGTTCTGGATTCGGCCCACGGCCATTCCAAGAATATTCTCGATTCCGTGCGCGCCCTGCGCAGCGCCTTCCCCAAGGCGCAGATTGTGGGCGGCAACGTGGCCACCTACGACGGTACCAAGGCGTTGATCGAAGCGGGCGTGGATACGGTCAAGGTCGGCATTGGTCCCGGTTCCATCTGCACCACGCGTATTGTGGCGGGCGTGGGGGTTCCCCAGGTCACGGCCGTGATGGAGTGCTCCCGGGCGGCCCACGAAGAAGATAAATGCATGATTGCGGACGGCGGCGTAAAATTTTCCGGCGACGTGGTCAAGGCCATTGCTTCGGGCGCGGACTCCGTGATGATGGGGTCGCTTCTGGCCGGGACCGAAGAGTCGCCGGGCGAAACCGTGCTCTACCAGGGACGGACCTATAAGACGTATCGTGGCATGGGGTCCATTGACGCCATGAAACGGGGCAGCTCGGACCGTTATTTCCAGGAAAAGTCCAAGAAGCTCGTGCCGGAAGGCATTGTGGGCAAGGTTCCCTATCGGGGCCGTGTGGCCGACTCCGTCCACCAGCTCATCGGCGGGCTGCGTTCGGGCATGGGCTACACCGGTTGCGCCACCATCAAGGCGCTCCAGAAAGATGCGCAGTTCGTACAGATTTCCATGGCCGGACTGCGGGAGTCCCACGTGCATGACGTGACCATCACCAAGGAAGCCCCCAACTATCGGGTGGATTCCAACTAG
- a CDS encoding ABC transporter ATP-binding protein: MLELRSIDTYYGKIQALYGVDISINEGEIITLIGANGAGKSTTLMSICGVTPPRKGQVFFQGRDITRTSAEAIVAQGICQVPEGRLIFPGLTVTENLDMGAFLRNDRNGIRQDMERVFELFPILAERRRQAGGTLSGGEQQMLAIGRALMARPKLLLLDEPSMGLAPLVVRQIFDIIVQINKEEGTTIFLVEQNANLALKIGHRGYVMENGVITMEDDCATLLADDSVKKAYLGL; this comes from the coding sequence ATACTCGAATTGCGGTCCATCGACACATATTACGGCAAAATCCAGGCGCTTTATGGAGTGGATATCTCCATCAATGAAGGGGAGATCATCACCCTGATCGGGGCCAACGGCGCGGGGAAGAGCACCACGCTCATGTCCATTTGCGGGGTCACGCCGCCACGGAAAGGGCAGGTGTTTTTCCAGGGGCGGGACATCACCCGTACTTCGGCCGAGGCCATTGTTGCCCAGGGCATTTGTCAGGTGCCGGAGGGTCGCCTGATCTTTCCGGGCTTGACTGTCACGGAAAATCTGGACATGGGTGCATTCCTGCGCAACGACAGAAACGGCATCCGTCAGGATATGGAGCGGGTTTTCGAACTGTTCCCCATTCTTGCCGAGCGTCGTCGGCAGGCGGGCGGCACGCTTTCCGGCGGAGAGCAGCAGATGCTGGCCATCGGCCGAGCGCTCATGGCCCGCCCCAAGCTGCTGCTGCTGGATGAACCGTCCATGGGACTCGCCCCATTGGTGGTTCGGCAGATTTTTGATATCATCGTGCAGATCAACAAGGAGGAGGGTACCACCATCTTTTTGGTGGAGCAGAACGCCAACCTGGCCCTGAAAATCGGACATCGCGGATATGTGATGGAAAACGGGGTCATCACCATGGAAGACGACTGTGCAACCCTCCTTGCGGACGATAGTGTGAAAAAGGCCTATCTCGGCCTTTGA
- a CDS encoding ABC transporter ATP-binding protein: protein MNKPALDVRGLCMDFGGLRALNKVDLEVRQGEIAALIGPNGAGKTTFFNCITGIYAPTEGDIHVLPDGENRVRINGRKPNHVTELGMARTFQNIRLFPSMTVLENVMIGRHCRNRSSILGAVLRDGHTRRQEDEVISRSYEMLELVGLERWANELATNLPYGAQRRLEIARAMATEPFLLLLDEPAAGMNPQETRRLKDLIDHIRETYHIAVLLIEHDMKMVMSVSDRIYVMDYGQRIAAGSPEEVSKNPEVIKAYLGEDADD from the coding sequence ATGAATAAACCGGCCCTTGACGTGCGCGGCCTGTGCATGGACTTCGGCGGGCTGCGCGCTTTGAATAAGGTTGATCTGGAAGTGCGCCAGGGAGAGATCGCAGCGCTGATCGGTCCCAACGGTGCGGGCAAAACCACGTTCTTTAACTGCATTACCGGCATTTATGCCCCCACGGAGGGGGATATTCACGTTCTGCCCGATGGGGAGAACCGGGTGCGGATCAACGGACGCAAACCCAACCACGTTACAGAATTGGGCATGGCCAGGACGTTCCAGAACATCCGTTTGTTCCCGTCCATGACCGTGCTTGAAAATGTTATGATCGGGCGGCATTGCCGCAACCGTTCCTCCATCCTCGGCGCTGTATTGCGTGACGGACATACGCGACGTCAGGAGGATGAGGTCATCAGTCGCAGTTACGAAATGCTTGAACTCGTGGGGTTGGAACGCTGGGCCAATGAGTTGGCTACCAACCTGCCCTACGGTGCGCAGAGGCGGCTGGAGATTGCCCGGGCCATGGCTACGGAGCCGTTCCTGCTGCTCCTGGACGAACCGGCAGCGGGAATGAACCCGCAGGAAACCCGGCGGCTTAAGGATCTGATCGACCACATCCGCGAAACGTACCACATTGCCGTATTGCTCATTGAGCATGATATGAAAATGGTCATGAGCGTTTCCGACCGGATCTATGTCATGGATTACGGACAGCGTATCGCTGCGGGATCCCCCGAGGAAGTGAGTAAGAATCCGGAAGTGATCAAAGCCTACCTTGGGGAGGACGCCGATGACTAG
- a CDS encoding ABC transporter permease subunit: MREVIRALLVSLWFVFLTFPILVIKVDTINDIIVWRWMNSLYIGLGVLLLQGIWHAWRHLRTLRKEDRERDTIAWIVLVCLPVLWLAWVATRNTQKPLHPADRVLMLLVAPLWLVDYLRSPAKREPQWHDWPCMILFPPSLLVRGYFALFRKGGEKVSIPGVEQPSLMQVMLENQKAMRPLYLLILILAACYPQMVEFYQTNIMVNFMIWIVLGLGLNIVIGLAGLLDLGFVAFYAVGAYAYALLNHHFGLSFWYVLPIGMVLGAVCGLLLGYPVLRLRGDYLAIVTLGFGEIIRLVLENWSSFTHGPSGISNIDRPPFVTDLSIMQATEYMYYIMLGLLLLTIFVVTRLKNSRIGRAWLALKEDEIACQAMGIDKTKTKLAAFALGATWAGLVGVVFAAKTTFINPMSFTLMESIIILSIVVVGGMGSIPGVITGALVLILVPEWLRGVEEYRMLAFGAFMVMVMVFRPQGLVSARRKVYQYDKAKAVSAHE; encoded by the coding sequence ATGCGTGAAGTCATTCGAGCGCTGCTTGTCAGCCTCTGGTTCGTGTTCCTGACCTTTCCGATCCTTGTGATCAAGGTGGACACCATCAACGATATCATCGTCTGGCGCTGGATGAACTCCCTGTACATCGGTCTGGGGGTGCTTCTGCTCCAGGGGATTTGGCATGCCTGGAGGCATCTGCGCACGTTGCGCAAGGAAGATCGGGAACGGGACACGATCGCCTGGATCGTACTCGTCTGCCTGCCCGTGCTTTGGCTGGCATGGGTTGCCACCCGCAATACACAAAAGCCGCTGCATCCTGCGGACCGTGTGCTCATGCTTCTGGTGGCCCCGCTCTGGTTGGTGGATTATTTGCGCAGTCCTGCGAAGCGCGAACCCCAATGGCATGATTGGCCCTGTATGATTTTGTTTCCGCCGTCCCTGCTGGTGCGCGGATATTTTGCCCTGTTCCGCAAGGGGGGAGAAAAGGTTTCCATTCCCGGTGTGGAGCAGCCAAGCCTGATGCAGGTCATGCTGGAAAACCAGAAGGCCATGCGACCGCTTTATTTGCTGATTCTGATCCTGGCCGCGTGTTATCCCCAAATGGTGGAATTTTATCAGACCAACATCATGGTCAACTTCATGATTTGGATCGTGCTGGGGCTGGGGCTGAACATCGTGATCGGCCTGGCCGGATTGCTGGATCTCGGGTTCGTGGCCTTTTACGCAGTGGGTGCCTATGCCTATGCCTTGCTGAACCACCATTTCGGTCTGAGTTTTTGGTATGTGTTGCCCATCGGCATGGTCCTGGGAGCGGTCTGCGGTCTGTTGCTGGGCTATCCCGTGCTTCGTCTGCGCGGGGACTATCTGGCCATCGTGACGTTGGGATTCGGGGAAATCATCCGTCTGGTGCTGGAAAACTGGTCCAGTTTTACACACGGTCCATCGGGCATCTCCAACATCGACCGCCCGCCGTTTGTCACGGATCTCAGCATCATGCAGGCCACCGAGTATATGTATTACATCATGCTCGGGCTATTGCTGCTGACCATTTTTGTGGTCACGCGGTTGAAAAATTCACGCATCGGCCGGGCTTGGCTCGCTCTCAAAGAAGATGAGATAGCTTGTCAGGCCATGGGAATCGACAAGACCAAGACCAAGCTCGCGGCTTTTGCCCTGGGCGCGACCTGGGCCGGTCTTGTGGGTGTCGTCTTTGCGGCCAAGACCACCTTCATCAACCCCATGAGCTTCACTCTCATGGAATCCATCATCATTCTTTCCATCGTCGTGGTGGGTGGCATGGGATCCATCCCGGGCGTCATCACGGGGGCGCTGGTGCTCATCCTGGTGCCGGAATGGCTGCGTGGCGTGGAAGAGTACCGCATGCTCGCGTTCGGCGCGTTCATGGTCATGGTCATGGTCTTCCGTCCGCAGGGGTTGGTGAGTGCGCGACGCAAGGTTTATCAATACGACAAAGCAAAGGCGGTGAGCGCCCATGAATAA
- a CDS encoding branched-chain amino acid ABC transporter permease, translating into MDYFLELFFGGLTRGSIYALIALGYTMVYGIIELINFAHGEIYMIGAFTGLIVAGVLGTLGFPMLGILFVALACAVIWSAAYGYTVEKIAYKPLRNAPRLSPLISAIGMSIFLQNYVLLAQTSDFLPFPQLTPDLAFMGPLKSFVSTSELFIIGSTALVCVGLTLFIKYTRMGKAMRATAQNRKMAMLVGIKVDKVISATFVIGSALAAVGGVLIASHIGQINFYFGFIAGVKAFTAAVLGGIGSVPGAMLGGLILGWTEAFATGYVSSDYEDVFAFALLVLILIFRPEGILGKDSTQKV; encoded by the coding sequence ATGGATTACTTCTTGGAACTCTTTTTCGGGGGATTGACCCGGGGCAGCATCTACGCGCTCATCGCCTTAGGCTATACCATGGTCTACGGCATCATTGAGCTGATCAACTTCGCCCACGGAGAAATCTACATGATCGGCGCCTTTACCGGCCTGATCGTGGCCGGGGTGCTGGGAACCCTTGGATTCCCCATGCTCGGGATTCTGTTTGTAGCCTTGGCCTGTGCGGTTATCTGGTCCGCCGCCTACGGCTACACCGTGGAAAAAATCGCCTACAAACCGCTGCGTAATGCGCCGCGCCTTTCGCCGCTGATCTCTGCCATCGGTATGTCCATCTTTTTGCAGAACTATGTGCTGCTGGCGCAGACGTCTGACTTTTTGCCGTTCCCCCAGCTCACCCCGGATTTGGCGTTCATGGGTCCGCTTAAATCGTTTGTGAGCACCTCGGAACTCTTTATTATCGGGTCCACGGCCCTGGTCTGTGTCGGGCTGACGCTTTTCATCAAGTACACCCGTATGGGCAAGGCCATGCGCGCCACGGCCCAGAACCGGAAGATGGCCATGCTAGTGGGCATCAAGGTGGACAAGGTCATCTCCGCCACGTTTGTCATCGGCTCGGCCCTGGCCGCGGTGGGTGGTGTGCTTATCGCTTCCCATATCGGGCAGATCAACTTTTACTTCGGCTTTATCGCCGGGGTGAAGGCGTTTACCGCTGCCGTGCTCGGCGGTATCGGATCGGTTCCCGGTGCCATGCTCGGCGGTCTCATCCTCGGCTGGACTGAAGCGTTCGCCACTGGCTATGTATCATCAGACTACGAGGACGTGTTCGCCTTTGCTCTGCTGGTGCTCATTCTCATTTTCCGGCCCGAGGGCATCCTGGGCAAGGATTCCACCCAAAAGGTCTAG
- a CDS encoding branched-chain amino acid ABC transporter substrate-binding protein, which produces MKMKWLLNMLAVLIVAALAVGCGEQKKEETAAGQGTEEAASEETVAEPAGEIVLGVPGAHSGDLASYGLPTVNAAELVAEKINAEGGVLGRMVKVVAQDDECKPEKATNAATKLLSEGVHVVLGHICSGATKAALPIYTETRIVCMSPSATNPPLTQSGDYPNFFRTIASDDAQAQLGVDFAKKIGLTTIAVIHDKGDYGKGFASFARDFVEADPDMNVVLFEGVTPGAVDYSAVVQKIKNSGADGVIFGGYHPEASKIVSQMRKKDLDLPFISDDGVKDDTFIKVAGEYAEGVYASGPRDISGNPLYQVALDAHKAKYGTEPGAFFYEAYSAALALLNAIEKAGSTDYDAVVNALRTEYVDTPVGKIKFDAKGDAEGVGFSMYQVQDGEYVELQ; this is translated from the coding sequence ATGAAGATGAAGTGGTTGCTGAACATGCTGGCCGTGCTCATTGTGGCTGCGCTGGCTGTTGGTTGCGGTGAACAGAAAAAAGAAGAGACCGCCGCTGGTCAGGGAACCGAGGAAGCGGCTTCCGAAGAGACCGTTGCGGAACCGGCCGGGGAGATTGTCCTTGGCGTGCCTGGTGCGCATTCTGGTGACTTGGCCTCCTATGGCCTGCCCACGGTGAACGCTGCCGAGCTGGTGGCCGAAAAGATCAACGCCGAGGGCGGTGTGCTTGGACGCATGGTCAAGGTCGTGGCTCAGGATGACGAATGCAAGCCGGAAAAGGCCACTAACGCCGCCACCAAGCTGCTCTCCGAGGGCGTGCATGTGGTGCTTGGACACATCTGCTCCGGTGCAACCAAGGCGGCTTTGCCGATTTATACCGAAACCCGCATCGTGTGCATGTCGCCTTCCGCCACCAACCCGCCTCTGACCCAGAGCGGGGATTACCCGAACTTTTTCCGTACCATCGCCTCGGATGATGCTCAGGCGCAGCTTGGCGTGGATTTTGCCAAAAAGATCGGCCTGACCACCATTGCCGTGATTCATGACAAGGGCGACTACGGCAAGGGCTTTGCCTCCTTTGCCCGCGATTTCGTCGAAGCCGATCCGGACATGAACGTCGTGCTTTTTGAGGGCGTGACCCCCGGCGCGGTGGACTATTCCGCAGTTGTTCAGAAGATCAAGAATTCCGGTGCAGATGGCGTCATTTTTGGTGGCTACCATCCCGAAGCTTCCAAGATCGTGTCCCAGATGCGCAAAAAGGATCTGGATCTTCCGTTCATCTCTGATGACGGCGTGAAAGACGATACCTTCATCAAGGTGGCTGGCGAGTATGCTGAGGGCGTGTACGCCTCCGGCCCGCGCGACATTTCCGGCAACCCCCTGTATCAGGTGGCGTTGGACGCGCATAAGGCCAAGTACGGCACCGAGCCGGGTGCTTTCTTCTACGAAGCCTATTCCGCGGCCCTGGCATTGCTCAATGCCATCGAAAAGGCCGGTTCCACGGATTATGACGCCGTGGTCAACGCGTTACGTACCGAGTACGTTGATACGCCGGTGGGCAAGATCAAGTTCGACGCCAAGGGCGACGCCGAAGGGGTCGGCTTCTCCATGTATCAGGTTCAGGACGGAGAGTACGTCGAATTGCAGTAG
- a CDS encoding tetratricopeptide repeat protein: protein MTNAQSTPPAVGRRIVILAAVLGILAIFVSSMLYRWDNPSLKKTMRQPSASAPGAPGAQGGMSEGMAGMDMEGVRAMIEGLEQRLEENPEDLEVLMQLANIRILRGDREGAAQYLDRAQQAAAADKMALMDLASRWFELDRYDKAAQTLEQILVNEPEEVFAHYNLGVLYKFRLDEPEKGERHLRRVAEGEHGFDDLRAQAKKALEED, encoded by the coding sequence ATGACTAACGCACAGTCGACCCCTCCTGCGGTGGGTCGCAGGATTGTTATTTTGGCCGCCGTGCTCGGCATTCTGGCGATTTTTGTTTCGTCCATGCTCTACCGTTGGGATAATCCCAGTCTGAAGAAGACCATGCGGCAACCGTCGGCCTCCGCCCCGGGCGCTCCCGGCGCGCAGGGCGGTATGTCCGAGGGCATGGCCGGAATGGATATGGAAGGCGTGCGCGCCATGATCGAAGGTCTGGAACAGCGACTTGAGGAGAATCCTGAAGACCTTGAGGTGCTTATGCAGCTGGCCAATATCCGCATCCTGCGTGGCGATCGTGAAGGCGCGGCCCAGTATCTGGATCGGGCGCAACAGGCTGCCGCCGCGGACAAGATGGCCTTGATGGATCTTGCGAGCCGGTGGTTTGAGCTGGACCGGTACGACAAGGCGGCCCAGACTCTGGAACAAATTTTGGTCAACGAGCCGGAGGAAGTGTTCGCCCATTACAATTTGGGTGTTCTATACAAATTCCGATTGGATGAGCCTGAGAAAGGGGAGCGACATCTGCGCCGGGTGGCCGAAGGTGAACACGGTTTCGACGACTTGCGTGCGCAGGCGAAAAAAGCTCTGGAGGAAGACTAA
- a CDS encoding CcmD family protein yields MSSSLYITLANVAVWGGLAAYGVFLMTRNGRLNRRAKQLELLRND; encoded by the coding sequence ATGAGTTCCAGCCTGTATATTACGTTGGCCAATGTCGCGGTATGGGGCGGATTGGCCGCATACGGCGTTTTTCTCATGACCCGGAATGGGCGTTTGAACCGTCGGGCAAAGCAATTGGAGTTGTTGCGCAATGACTAA
- a CDS encoding cytochrome c biogenesis protein: protein MNLNRILTPLALAALAVHQWFIWQYAPVAQSGPVQKIFYLHLPLAWWALVSFFTVFAASILFLWKRSEVWDDLAGAAAEVGVLFSGLALVSGSIWARAEWGHWWLWDPKLTTALIMWYVYAGYLVLRASPLGGERRQIVAAVLGVVAFLDVPLVFFATRLWGGVHPADTARKASGMTGSMWHTVFVGLAAFGVLWLVFLLARRAQRTREKRLDAEMAERLMEDGEGR from the coding sequence ATGAACCTGAACAGGATATTGACTCCGCTGGCGCTGGCGGCTCTGGCCGTGCATCAGTGGTTTATCTGGCAATATGCTCCCGTGGCTCAGTCCGGCCCGGTGCAAAAGATATTCTATCTCCATCTTCCGTTGGCCTGGTGGGCTTTGGTGAGCTTTTTTACCGTGTTCGCGGCCAGTATTCTTTTTTTGTGGAAGCGTTCCGAGGTGTGGGACGACCTGGCTGGAGCCGCGGCCGAAGTGGGGGTGCTTTTTTCCGGGCTTGCCCTGGTCAGCGGATCCATTTGGGCGCGGGCCGAGTGGGGCCACTGGTGGTTGTGGGATCCGAAGCTCACGACAGCCCTGATCATGTGGTACGTGTATGCGGGCTATTTGGTGCTCCGGGCTTCTCCCCTGGGGGGCGAAAGACGGCAGATCGTGGCCGCGGTTTTGGGCGTGGTGGCCTTTTTGGACGTTCCGCTGGTTTTTTTCGCCACGCGGCTCTGGGGTGGAGTGCACCCTGCGGATACCGCGCGCAAGGCTTCGGGAATGACCGGCTCCATGTGGCATACCGTATTTGTGGGTCTGGCCGCGTTCGGGGTGCTTTGGCTCGTGTTTCTGCTGGCTCGCCGGGCGCAACGTACGCGTGAAAAGCGTTTGGATGCGGAAATGGCTGAGCGGTTGATGGAAGACGGGGAGGGCAGATGA
- a CDS encoding heme exporter protein CcmB, whose protein sequence is MLKRAVAVASKDWRLSFSGGQGVVQAVLLGLLLIFLFSLAYPEGQAIPPQAAAAVFWLASAFGLVLVFNGLFSLEEAEGARLGLLSSPAPRHSVWLGKAVAGFALLLLSQLIFFPGIVVFLGQDVRGPLWLLGAAWLGADVGLVVLGALLGALAQGQAARESLLSVIVFPLLIPALLAGITLFAMVLSGMDAAGADAWLGLLGAFDALYAGAALLLFPFVYGGEE, encoded by the coding sequence ATGCTGAAACGTGCTGTGGCCGTGGCATCCAAAGACTGGCGGCTTTCCTTTTCCGGCGGCCAGGGCGTGGTGCAGGCCGTCCTGTTGGGGTTGCTGCTCATTTTCTTGTTCAGTCTGGCCTATCCCGAAGGGCAGGCCATTCCGCCTCAGGCGGCTGCGGCCGTGTTCTGGCTGGCCTCGGCGTTTGGGCTGGTGCTCGTGTTTAACGGATTGTTCAGCCTGGAGGAGGCCGAGGGGGCCAGGCTGGGCCTGCTTTCCTCGCCTGCGCCCCGGCATTCGGTCTGGCTGGGCAAGGCTGTGGCCGGATTTGCCTTGCTGCTTCTTTCGCAGTTGATCTTTTTTCCGGGCATCGTGGTGTTCTTGGGGCAGGATGTGCGTGGTCCGCTGTGGCTGCTGGGCGCGGCCTGGCTGGGTGCCGACGTCGGGCTGGTGGTCCTGGGGGCGTTGCTGGGGGCGTTGGCTCAGGGGCAGGCTGCCCGGGAGTCTCTGCTGTCCGTCATCGTTTTTCCCCTGCTGATTCCCGCTCTGCTGGCGGGGATCACGTTGTTCGCCATGGTGCTGTCCGGTATGGACGCGGCCGGGGCGGATGCCTGGCTAGGACTGCTTGGCGCGTTCGACGCCCTGTACGCTGGTGCGGCCCTGCTGCTGTTTCCGTTTGTATACGGCGGCGAGGAGTAG
- a CDS encoding ABC transporter ATP-binding protein gives MSTSPLLRLEKAAKFYGAKLVFRDVTCAVEPGQVMLVAGPNGAGKTTLLKVMAGLSRPSAGTVRLDVPPERTAYLGHATFLYPGLTALQNLGFWARMYGLRRSRKQLMEMLERVGLVRVAEERAGSFSRGMSQRLNLARVFLVDPALLFLDEPGTGLDVTSLALLRREIGRLAEAGTSIVWISHQVREDRELAHTVLALSGARMRYCGPAAEYEPEAVC, from the coding sequence ATGAGCACGTCCCCGTTGTTGCGGCTGGAAAAGGCCGCGAAGTTTTATGGCGCCAAACTGGTTTTCCGTGACGTGACCTGTGCTGTGGAGCCGGGGCAGGTCATGCTGGTTGCCGGCCCAAACGGCGCGGGCAAGACCACGCTTCTGAAGGTTATGGCCGGATTGTCTCGGCCCTCTGCAGGAACCGTGCGATTGGATGTTCCACCGGAACGGACCGCCTATCTCGGACATGCCACCTTTTTGTATCCCGGACTCACCGCCTTGCAGAACCTGGGCTTTTGGGCGCGTATGTACGGCCTGCGCCGCAGTCGAAAACAGCTTATGGAAATGCTGGAGCGGGTGGGGCTTGTCAGAGTGGCCGAGGAACGGGCCGGGTCATTCTCCCGGGGCATGTCCCAGCGGCTGAATTTGGCCCGGGTCTTTCTGGTCGATCCCGCTCTCTTGTTTTTGGATGAGCCGGGTACTGGCCTGGACGTGACGTCCCTGGCGCTGTTGCGACGTGAAATAGGGCGTCTTGCCGAGGCTGGGACATCCATCGTCTGGATCAGTCATCAGGTTCGTGAAGACCGGGAATTGGCCCATACGGTCTTGGCGCTCTCCGGCGCGCGAATGCGGTATTGCGGGCCTGCGGCCGAGTATGAACCGGAGGCCGTATGCTGA